From Jaculus jaculus isolate mJacJac1 chromosome 19, mJacJac1.mat.Y.cur, whole genome shotgun sequence, a single genomic window includes:
- the Crabp2 gene encoding cellular retinoic acid-binding protein 2 yields the protein MPNFSGNWKIIRSENFEDLLKELGVNVMLRKIAVAAASKPAVEIKQEGSSFYIKTSTTVRTTEINFKIGEEFEEQTVDGRPCKSLVKWEGENKMVCEQRLLKGEGPKTSWTRELTNDGELILTMTADDVVCTRVYVRE from the exons atgcccaacttttctgGCAACTGGAAGATCATCCGATCGGAAAACTTCGAGGACTTGCTCAAAGAGCTGG GGGTGAATGTGATGTTACGGAAGATCGCGGTGGCCGCCGCCTCCAAACCCGCGGTGGAGATCAAGCAGGAGGGATCCAGTTTCTACATCAAGACCTCCACCACCGTGCGCACCACGGAGATTAACTTCAAGATCGGGGAGGAGTTTGAAGAACAGACTGTAGATGGGAGACCCTGTAAG AGCCTGGTGAAATGGGAGGGCGAGAACAAGATGGTGTGTGAGCAGCGGCTGCTGAAGGGGGAGGGCCCCAAGACCTCCTGGACCAGAGAACTGACCAACGATGGAGAGCTGATCCTG ACCATGACTGCGGATGACGTTGTGTGCACCAGAGTCTACGTCCGGGAGTGA